The genomic window GCGCGTCCCTCGCCGGGGCAACGCAGGCACTCTACCCGAGCCGCGCCCGACGGCGGTACGCCGCAGCAGCGCGACGCTGCTCACTCGGCTCGGACGCGTGGGCCCTTCCCTCAGCGGGAGGAGGCGAGGACCCGGCGCGCCTCGCGCACGAGCCCGATCGGGGGCTGACCGGGCGCGGAGGGGCGGTCTCCGGGGGTGGCGAAGGTGAGGGCAGAGCCGAAGACGGCGCCGGTCAGGCGGCTCACGAGCCCGAGGTCGCCCATGGACAAGGTGATGACGGGGGCGGTCAGGGCGGTCGAGGCCTCGGCGGTGACGCGCAGGAGACGGGCGACGTCGGCGGCGTCGGCGGGCGTGACGGCGATCTTGAGGGCGTCGGCGCCGGCGGTCTCCATGGCGGTGAGCCGGCCGCGCAGCGCGTCGTCGGCCGGGGTGCCGTGGAAGTCGTGGAAGGAGGCGACGGCGTCGAGGCCGAGGGCGTGGGCCCGCGCGATGAGGGCGGCGGCGGGCCGGGCGATCTCGACGTCGAGGGCGTCGGGGCGGTCAGCCGCCGGGAGGTCCGCGAGGGAGCCGAGAAGAGCGTCGAGGAGGGCCGCGTAGGCATCCTCGCCGCCGTCGAGGGCCCCTCCCTCGAGCCCGGAGCGGACGGTGAGGAGGACGGCGGCGGTTCCGGGGACGGCACGGACGGCGCGCAGCG from Actinomyces radicidentis includes these protein-coding regions:
- a CDS encoding type I 3-dehydroquinate dehydratase — encoded protein: MRRRGTECRGRPRRAPHRPRSPARHRRRHDRPRPRRRRRRPAGRSAGGRGRRGRRAARRPARRCRRRRRRRTGGPADRASDAVAALRAVRAVPGTAAVLLTVRSGLEGGALDGGEDAYAALLDALLGSLADLPAADRPDALDVEIARPAAALIARAHALGLDAVASFHDFHGTPADDALRGRLTAMETAGADALKIAVTPADAADVARLLRVTAEASTALTAPVITLSMGDLGLVSRLTGAVFGSALTFATPGDRPSAPGQPPIGLVREARRVLASSR